From the Kitasatospora viridis genome, one window contains:
- a CDS encoding LLM class flavin-dependent oxidoreductase, with product MTGDAGPEREDVRGVVRGTAPAPLSILDLATVGAGTTPGQALAATTELARTAERLGYHRFWVAEHHGMPGVASSTPAVLIAHLAAHTSTLRLGSGGVMLPNHAPLAIAEQFGLLEALHPGRIDLGLGRAPGTDQATARALRRGSLADGEEFPTQLAELTHFLDGDFPDSHPYARLSAVPNGPQRPPIWLLGSSGFSARLAGRLGLPFAFAHHFSAANTVPALDLYRSSFRPSAVLAEPYALIGVSAVAVPAGGEEAARHLARSAALGMLRLRRGTPGPIPTPEEAAAYPYSPAEAEFIDSWLANVVLGEPGPVAEGLEELRKRTGADELMVTSHIHGVPARLESYELIAEAYGLTGR from the coding sequence ATGACGGGTGACGCGGGACCGGAGCGCGAGGACGTCCGCGGGGTGGTGCGCGGCACCGCGCCCGCACCGCTCTCGATCCTCGACCTGGCCACCGTGGGCGCGGGCACCACGCCCGGGCAGGCGCTGGCCGCCACCACCGAACTCGCCCGCACCGCCGAGCGGCTCGGCTACCACCGGTTCTGGGTGGCCGAGCACCACGGCATGCCCGGGGTGGCCAGCTCCACCCCCGCGGTGCTGATCGCCCACCTGGCCGCGCACACCAGCACCCTGCGGCTGGGATCCGGCGGGGTGATGCTGCCCAACCACGCGCCGCTGGCGATCGCCGAGCAGTTCGGCCTGCTGGAGGCGCTGCACCCGGGCCGGATCGACCTGGGCCTGGGCCGCGCGCCCGGCACCGACCAGGCCACCGCCCGGGCGCTGCGCCGGGGCAGCCTGGCGGACGGCGAGGAGTTCCCGACCCAACTCGCCGAGCTGACCCACTTCCTGGACGGCGACTTCCCCGACAGCCACCCCTACGCCCGGCTCAGCGCCGTGCCCAACGGGCCGCAGCGGCCGCCGATCTGGCTGCTCGGCTCGTCCGGCTTCAGCGCCCGGCTGGCCGGCCGGCTGGGCCTGCCGTTCGCCTTCGCGCACCACTTCAGCGCCGCCAACACGGTGCCCGCGCTGGACCTGTACCGCAGCAGCTTCCGGCCCTCGGCGGTGCTCGCCGAGCCGTACGCGCTGATCGGGGTGAGCGCCGTGGCCGTGCCGGCGGGCGGCGAGGAGGCGGCCCGCCACCTGGCCCGCTCGGCGGCGCTCGGCATGCTCCGGCTGCGCCGCGGCACGCCCGGCCCGATCCCGACCCCGGAGGAGGCCGCCGCCTACCCGTACAGCCCGGCCGAGGCGGAGTTCATCGACTCCTGGCTGGCCAACGTGGTGCTCGGCGAGCCCGGCCCGGTGGCCGAGGGCCTGGAGGAGCTGCGCAAGCGGACCGGCGCGGACGAGCTGATGGTCACCTCGCACATCCACGGCGTGCCGGCCCGGCTGGAGTCCTACGAACTCATCGCCGAGGCCTACGGCCTGACGGGCCGCTAG
- a CDS encoding putative bifunctional diguanylate cyclase/phosphodiesterase: MVPIPLNPPQFPTAQPPAPQDGTAHCPHCAAPLPAAQAPGTDRLLAALRASESRFRATFADAGIGMLLIDTDGLVIEANPALAEMLGHEIAALVRMHINDILTPQEGARRLYRELVEGVRDRLRLERPLKHREGREVWSSVTISLVRDAAGAPLYTLAMFEDVTERRRLGDRLAYQALHDPLTRLPNRAFFFDRLNAACAAGPETEGEAAGRRVGICYVDLDGFAAINDTLGHHIGDQLLSAVAARLERGFAIGDRQVVARLGGDEFAVLVTDSEGSEQLTALAGQLLAVLERPFDVAGHRLAVTASIGVVERPVATTSPTDLVKDADATLYWSKADGRARWTLYDRDRGAHQLTRRLLTTALRPALERGEFTVEYQPLVGLADGAVHGAEALVRWRHPRFGTLSPDRFIPLAEESGAIVPLGKWVLEESCRQARGWLAEFPDTGVFVSVNLAARQVWDSDVVADVAQVLDRTGLPARLLQLELTESAVLGPSGRPLQALQALADMGVRIAIDDFGTGYSNLAYLSRLPVHALKLDGTFIEGFRDPAPIGRPEPRSRRSEADEQIVGAMVRLAHDLGLTVTAEGIESAAQAERLRQTGCDTAQGWFFAKPGDPAAVASILREGRIRSSDPEWSPVAP, encoded by the coding sequence ATGGTTCCGATTCCGCTGAATCCCCCTCAATTCCCCACCGCACAGCCCCCGGCCCCCCAGGACGGCACCGCCCACTGCCCGCACTGCGCCGCGCCCCTGCCGGCCGCCCAGGCCCCCGGCACCGACCGGCTGCTCGCCGCGCTGCGCGCCAGCGAGTCCCGGTTCCGCGCCACCTTCGCCGACGCCGGCATCGGGATGCTGCTGATCGACACCGACGGCCTGGTGATCGAGGCCAACCCGGCGCTCGCCGAGATGCTCGGGCACGAGATCGCCGCGCTGGTCCGGATGCACATCAACGACATCCTCACCCCGCAGGAAGGCGCCCGCCGGCTCTACCGGGAGCTGGTCGAGGGGGTGCGCGACCGGCTGCGGCTGGAACGCCCGCTCAAGCACCGGGAGGGCCGCGAGGTCTGGAGCAGCGTCACCATCTCGCTGGTCCGGGACGCGGCCGGCGCCCCGCTCTACACCCTGGCGATGTTCGAGGACGTCACCGAGCGGCGCCGGCTCGGCGACCGGCTGGCCTACCAGGCCCTGCACGACCCGCTGACCCGGCTGCCCAACCGGGCCTTCTTCTTCGACCGGCTGAACGCCGCCTGCGCGGCCGGCCCGGAGACCGAGGGCGAGGCCGCCGGGCGCCGGGTCGGCATCTGCTACGTGGACCTGGACGGCTTCGCGGCGATCAACGACACCCTCGGCCACCACATCGGGGACCAGCTGCTGAGCGCGGTGGCCGCCCGGCTGGAGCGCGGCTTCGCGATCGGCGACCGCCAGGTGGTCGCCCGGCTCGGCGGCGACGAGTTCGCCGTGCTGGTCACCGACAGCGAGGGCAGCGAGCAGCTCACCGCACTGGCCGGCCAGTTGCTGGCGGTGCTGGAGCGGCCCTTCGACGTGGCCGGGCACCGGCTGGCGGTGACCGCGAGCATCGGAGTGGTGGAACGGCCGGTGGCCACCACCAGCCCGACCGACCTGGTCAAGGACGCGGACGCCACGCTCTACTGGTCCAAGGCCGACGGCCGGGCCCGGTGGACCCTCTACGACCGGGACCGCGGCGCCCACCAGCTGACCCGCCGACTGCTCACCACCGCGCTGCGGCCGGCCCTGGAACGCGGCGAGTTCACCGTCGAGTACCAGCCGCTGGTCGGCCTGGCGGACGGCGCCGTGCACGGCGCCGAGGCCCTGGTGCGCTGGCGGCACCCGCGGTTCGGCACCCTCTCCCCCGACCGGTTCATCCCGCTCGCCGAGGAGTCCGGCGCGATCGTGCCGCTCGGCAAGTGGGTGCTGGAGGAGTCCTGCCGGCAGGCCCGGGGCTGGCTGGCCGAGTTCCCGGACACCGGGGTCTTCGTCAGCGTCAACCTGGCGGCCCGTCAGGTCTGGGACTCCGACGTGGTGGCCGACGTCGCCCAGGTGCTCGACCGCACCGGGCTGCCGGCCCGGCTGCTCCAGCTGGAGCTGACCGAGAGCGCGGTGCTCGGCCCGAGCGGGCGGCCGCTGCAGGCGCTGCAGGCGCTGGCCGACATGGGCGTGCGGATCGCCATCGACGACTTCGGCACCGGCTACTCCAACCTGGCCTACCTGTCCCGGCTGCCGGTGCACGCGCTGAAGCTGGACGGCACCTTCATCGAGGGCTTCCGCGACCCGGCCCCGATCGGCCGCCCCGAGCCGCGCTCGCGGCGCAGCGAGGCGGACGAGCAGATCGTCGGCGCGATGGTGCGCCTCGCCCACGACCTGGGGCTGACGGTGACCGCCGAGGGCATCGAGAGCGCCGCCCAGGCCGAGCGGCTGCGCCAGACCGGCTGCGACACCGCCCAGGGCTGGTTCTTCGCCAAGCCCGGAGACCCGGCCGCGGTCGCCTCGATACTGCGCGAGGGGCGGATCCGCAGCTCGGACCCCGAGTGGTCGCCGGTGGCGCCCTAG
- a CDS encoding OsmC family peroxiredoxin translates to MATVRTARTAWQGNLVAGQGEVTFASSGIGTFPVSWPARSEEPNGKTSPEELIAGAHSACFSMALSHGLTGAGTPPTKLDVQADVTFQPGVGITGIVLSVEGRVEGLDEAGFVKAAEDAKANCPVSKALAGTTITLNAKLV, encoded by the coding sequence ATGGCAACCGTTCGCACCGCTCGCACCGCCTGGCAGGGCAATCTGGTGGCCGGTCAGGGCGAGGTGACCTTCGCCTCGTCCGGCATCGGCACGTTCCCGGTCTCCTGGCCGGCCCGCTCCGAGGAGCCGAACGGCAAGACCAGCCCGGAGGAGCTGATCGCCGGCGCCCACTCGGCCTGCTTCTCGATGGCCCTGTCGCACGGCCTGACCGGTGCCGGCACCCCGCCCACCAAGCTGGACGTGCAGGCCGACGTCACCTTCCAGCCGGGCGTGGGCATCACCGGCATCGTGCTCAGCGTCGAGGGCCGGGTGGAGGGCCTGGACGAGGCGGGCTTCGTCAAGGCGGCCGAGGACGCCAAGGCGAACTGCCCGGTGAGCAAGGCGCTGGCCGGCACCACCATCACGCTCAACGCCAAGCTGGTCTGA
- a CDS encoding VOC family protein, which translates to MPVRDSYPDGAPCWADLTCADPLGAQDFYGPILGWEFEELGPELGGYTMCLSGGRPAAGLLPPPAGAERLPAAWNVYLAAADLAAVYRRVAAAGGEGVLGPHRVPGAGLLAFAFDPTGAAFGLWQPGGHAGAAVYGEPGAMCWNELATPAAERADAFYAELFPYQQKQVGDGREFDYTAWTVPGSDGLPVCGRYRTAVPRPYWSSYFAVTEADHAAEQVAGLGGRVLREPFDSPYGRLLPCTDPAGAQVTFCQLP; encoded by the coding sequence ATGCCCGTACGCGACTCCTACCCCGACGGCGCCCCCTGCTGGGCCGACCTGACCTGCGCCGACCCGCTCGGCGCCCAGGACTTCTACGGCCCGATCCTGGGCTGGGAGTTCGAGGAACTCGGCCCCGAGCTGGGCGGCTACACCATGTGCCTGTCCGGCGGCCGCCCGGCGGCCGGCCTGCTGCCCCCGCCGGCCGGGGCCGAGCGGCTGCCGGCGGCCTGGAACGTCTACCTCGCCGCGGCCGACCTGGCGGCCGTCTACCGGCGGGTGGCGGCGGCCGGCGGCGAGGGCGTGCTCGGGCCGCACCGGGTGCCGGGCGCCGGCCTGCTGGCGTTCGCCTTCGACCCGACCGGTGCGGCCTTCGGGCTCTGGCAGCCGGGCGGCCACGCCGGGGCGGCGGTGTACGGGGAGCCGGGCGCGATGTGCTGGAACGAGCTGGCCACCCCGGCCGCCGAGCGGGCCGACGCCTTCTACGCCGAGCTCTTCCCCTACCAGCAGAAGCAGGTCGGCGACGGGCGGGAGTTCGACTACACGGCCTGGACGGTGCCGGGCTCTGACGGGCTGCCGGTCTGCGGGCGCTACCGCACGGCGGTGCCGCGGCCGTACTGGTCCAGCTACTTCGCGGTGACCGAGGCGGACCACGCGGCCGAGCAGGTCGCCGGCCTCGGCGGCCGGGTGCTGCGGGAGCCGTTCGACTCGCCGTACGGCCGCCTGCTGCCGTGCACCGACCCGGCCGGGGCACAGGTGACGTTCTGTCAGCTTCCGTGA
- a CDS encoding chorismate mutase: protein MSEQPLNTIGDVDPAVRAELTGLRQSIDNIDAAVVHMLAERFKATQRVGRLKAEHRLPAADPNRERDQIERLRDLAAGAHLDPVFAEKFLNFIIAEVIRHHEAIASDAAGGHEGQN from the coding sequence ATGAGCGAGCAGCCCCTGAACACCATCGGCGACGTGGACCCCGCCGTCCGAGCCGAGCTCACCGGCCTGCGCCAGAGCATCGACAACATCGACGCCGCCGTGGTGCACATGCTCGCCGAGCGCTTCAAGGCCACCCAGCGGGTCGGCCGGCTGAAGGCCGAGCACCGCCTGCCGGCCGCCGACCCGAACCGCGAGCGCGACCAGATCGAGCGCCTGCGCGACCTGGCGGCCGGGGCGCACCTGGACCCGGTGTTCGCGGAGAAGTTCCTCAACTTCATCATCGCCGAGGTGATCCGCCATCACGAGGCGATCGCGAGCGATGCCGCGGGCGGCCACGAGGGCCAGAACTGA
- a CDS encoding EamA family transporter → MRSTSPTAPASSRRAVGLTLALISAISFGGSGTAAKPLIETGLSPLQVVWLRASGAALVLLPLAWKHRAIVRERPGLLLGFGVFAVAGVQACYFAAISRIPVGIALLIEYLGPLLLLGYVRLVQRKPVSRQAAIGAAVAVTGLVCVVQAWQGMRFDAIGVLFALAAACCQVGYFVLADAGSRGDRPADPLGVSAYGLLIGALVLTAVARPWEADWSRLGGSAVLAGHHVPALLPAAWMILVATVLAYLTGVVSVRHLSPPVAGVVANIEAVVATVLAWILLGEHLGAPQLFGGALVLLGALVSQTTRTAESEPEPVPVAPAQRLAASEERG, encoded by the coding sequence ATGCGCAGCACCTCCCCGACCGCGCCGGCGTCCTCGCGACGGGCCGTCGGCCTCACCCTCGCCCTGATCTCCGCCATCTCCTTCGGCGGCTCCGGCACCGCCGCCAAGCCGCTGATCGAGACCGGCCTCTCGCCCCTCCAGGTGGTCTGGCTCCGGGCCTCCGGCGCCGCCCTGGTGCTGCTGCCGCTGGCCTGGAAGCACCGGGCGATCGTCCGCGAGCGCCCCGGGCTGCTGCTCGGCTTCGGCGTGTTCGCGGTGGCCGGGGTGCAGGCCTGCTACTTCGCGGCGATCTCCCGGATCCCGGTCGGCATCGCGCTGCTGATCGAGTACCTCGGGCCGCTGCTGCTGCTCGGCTACGTCCGCCTGGTGCAGCGCAAGCCGGTCAGCCGGCAGGCCGCCATCGGCGCGGCCGTCGCCGTCACCGGCCTGGTCTGCGTGGTGCAGGCCTGGCAGGGGATGCGGTTCGACGCGATCGGCGTGCTCTTCGCGCTGGCCGCCGCCTGCTGCCAGGTCGGCTACTTCGTGCTCGCCGACGCCGGCAGCCGCGGCGACCGCCCGGCCGACCCGCTCGGCGTCAGCGCCTACGGCCTGCTGATCGGCGCGCTCGTCCTGACCGCCGTCGCCCGGCCGTGGGAGGCCGACTGGTCACGGCTCGGCGGCTCCGCCGTGCTGGCCGGCCACCACGTGCCGGCCCTGCTGCCCGCCGCCTGGATGATCCTGGTCGCCACCGTGCTCGCCTACCTGACCGGTGTGGTCTCGGTGCGCCACCTGTCGCCGCCGGTCGCGGGCGTGGTGGCCAACATCGAGGCGGTGGTCGCCACCGTGCTCGCCTGGATCCTGCTCGGCGAACACCTCGGCGCGCCCCAGCTGTTCGGCGGCGCGCTGGTCCTGCTGGGCGCCCTGGTCTCGCAGACCACCCGCACCGCGGAGTCCGAACCGGAGCCCGTCCCCGTCGCCCCGGCGCAGCGGCTCGCCGCGTCCGAGGAGCGCGGCTAG
- a CDS encoding transglycosylase domain-containing protein, translating into MPRPTDAPPWPRRLLHSGRPHRRGWRRLVPTWRFALFSVLGVVLLTAGFLALGLALVKVPDAHAAAVAQRNTWLYRDGTVLAQTGETNRQSVALDQVSPAAQHAVLAAEDRGFYREGAVNPGALLRAGWNTATGKGAQGGSTITQQYVKNAYLSHERTVGRKVRELFIALKVDATQDKDEILANYLNTTYYGRGAYGIQAAAQAYFGVDAGKLDAAQGAYLATLLNAPSAYDTATATEAGRKAALNRWNYVLDGMVQEKWLPATDRAELAFPEVRAPQPALGLTGQAGYLVDAAKSYLVSHKLLDEAALARGGYRITLSIDKDRQADLQDAVQNRLTSQLDPKARPGDADIQAGAVSVDPASGAVLAMYGGADYTSHFVNNATRRDYQAGSTFKPIALAAALESGAKTQDGRTITPDSVYDGANRRPVQGGSAKPPYAPPNEGERGYGRITLRQATDWSVNTAFAQLAQDTGLEKVRQTAIALGLPADTNELDAVPSIPLGVSMPSVLDLAGVYATLAADGQRTEPWLVQSLQADGAEVALPPHQSSRAVGQQTARQVTDMLQGVVSDSGGTGWRAAALGRPAAGKTGTTDGNRSAWFAGYTPGLTTVVAMFGEQDGTGKQVTLSGAAGGGHVAGGGYPTQIWTDYMKAALKGQPVQGFSSPGRSATTEDAPPATPSRGATPTPGATPTPAPGTGEPATPVVPADPETTAPAPRPTPTRTPPTPQPTPTPDRPTPTPTPTRTPTPTPTPTPTAGATLLG; encoded by the coding sequence GTGCCGCGACCGACCGACGCCCCGCCCTGGCCCCGCCGACTGCTGCACTCCGGCCGGCCGCACCGCCGCGGCTGGCGCCGGCTCGTGCCGACCTGGCGCTTCGCCCTCTTCTCGGTGCTCGGCGTGGTGCTGCTCACCGCCGGCTTCCTGGCGCTCGGGCTGGCCCTGGTCAAGGTGCCGGACGCGCACGCCGCCGCCGTGGCCCAGCGCAACACCTGGCTCTACCGGGACGGCACGGTGCTGGCCCAGACCGGCGAGACCAACCGGCAGAGCGTCGCCCTGGACCAGGTCTCCCCCGCGGCGCAGCACGCCGTGCTGGCCGCCGAGGACCGCGGCTTCTACCGCGAGGGCGCCGTCAACCCGGGCGCGCTGCTGCGGGCCGGCTGGAACACCGCTACCGGCAAGGGCGCGCAGGGCGGCTCGACGATCACCCAGCAGTACGTCAAGAACGCCTACCTGAGCCACGAGCGGACCGTCGGGCGCAAGGTGCGCGAGCTGTTCATCGCGCTCAAGGTGGACGCCACCCAGGACAAGGACGAGATCCTGGCGAACTACCTGAACACCACCTACTACGGGCGCGGCGCCTACGGCATCCAGGCCGCCGCCCAGGCCTACTTCGGGGTCGACGCGGGCAAGCTGGACGCCGCCCAGGGCGCCTACCTGGCCACCCTGCTGAACGCGCCGTCCGCGTACGACACCGCGACCGCCACCGAGGCCGGCCGCAAGGCCGCGCTGAACCGGTGGAACTACGTGCTGGACGGCATGGTGCAGGAGAAGTGGCTGCCCGCCACCGACCGGGCCGAGCTCGCCTTCCCCGAGGTGCGCGCGCCGCAGCCGGCCCTCGGCCTCACCGGCCAGGCCGGCTACCTGGTGGACGCGGCCAAGTCCTACCTGGTCTCGCACAAGCTGCTCGACGAGGCCGCGCTGGCCCGGGGCGGCTACCGGATCACCCTGAGCATCGACAAGGACCGGCAGGCCGACCTGCAGGACGCGGTGCAGAACCGGCTCACCTCGCAGCTGGACCCGAAGGCCCGCCCCGGCGACGCCGACATCCAGGCCGGCGCCGTCTCGGTGGATCCGGCGAGCGGCGCGGTGCTGGCGATGTACGGCGGGGCGGACTACACCTCGCACTTCGTCAACAACGCCACCCGGCGCGACTACCAGGCCGGTTCGACCTTCAAGCCGATCGCGCTGGCGGCCGCGCTGGAGAGCGGGGCGAAGACCCAGGACGGCCGCACCATCACCCCCGACAGCGTCTACGACGGCGCCAACCGCCGCCCGGTGCAGGGCGGTTCGGCCAAGCCGCCGTACGCGCCGCCGAACGAGGGCGAGCGCGGCTACGGCCGGATCACGCTGCGCCAGGCCACCGACTGGTCGGTCAACACCGCCTTCGCCCAACTCGCCCAGGACACCGGGCTGGAGAAGGTGCGGCAGACCGCGATCGCGCTCGGCCTGCCGGCCGACACCAACGAGCTGGACGCCGTGCCCTCGATCCCGCTCGGCGTCTCGATGCCCAGCGTGCTCGACCTGGCCGGGGTCTACGCGACGCTGGCCGCCGACGGACAGCGCACCGAGCCCTGGCTGGTCCAGTCGCTCCAGGCCGACGGCGCCGAGGTCGCGCTGCCGCCGCACCAGAGCTCCCGGGCGGTCGGCCAGCAGACGGCCCGTCAGGTGACGGACATGCTTCAGGGCGTCGTCTCCGACTCGGGCGGCACCGGCTGGCGGGCGGCCGCACTGGGCCGCCCGGCGGCCGGCAAGACCGGCACCACCGACGGCAACCGCTCGGCCTGGTTCGCCGGGTACACGCCGGGGCTGACCACGGTGGTGGCGATGTTCGGCGAGCAGGACGGGACCGGCAAGCAGGTCACGCTCTCCGGCGCGGCCGGCGGCGGGCACGTCGCGGGCGGCGGGTACCCGACGCAGATCTGGACCGACTACATGAAGGCGGCCCTCAAGGGGCAGCCGGTGCAGGGCTTCAGCTCCCCGGGCCGGTCCGCGACCACCGAGGACGCGCCGCCGGCCACCCCGTCGCGCGGCGCCACGCCCACGCCCGGCGCCACCCCGACCCCGGCGCCCGGCACCGGCGAGCCGGCCACGCCGGTGGTCCCGGCCGACCCGGAGACCACCGCGCCCGCGCCGCGCCCCACGCCCACCCGCACCCCGCCCACCCCGCAGCCGACGCCGACCCCGGACCGGCCGACGCCCACCCCGACGCCCACCCGCACCCCGACGCCGACGCCCACGCCGACCCCGACGGCGGGCGCGACGCTCCTCGGCTGA
- a CDS encoding sensor histidine kinase, with protein sequence MSLLDPVRRKRFPAWLGDLLLVVPALLDALLNFPPPRDWHFWVSAAAALVLLARRRFPRAVLLLTLPGLYAGSALVAPMIAVYTVARGGLPAWQKRIGALLVVVGSFLPWPITYLAKESLSDLTQHLIYATMLGLGPVALGLLVQTRLDLSQRVAELAELRDHERRLFAMTVVAEERARIAREMHDVVSHQAGLIAVQAGALQVTTQDPRAREMAGTLRQLAVATLEELRSMILVLRAAGAGPTELVPQPRLADLPRLVGAAEVAATLRFEGLDPAERPLPEPVERAAYRTVQEALTNVRKHAPEAATDVLVRIEPDCLLVTVHNGAPQREAAPADELPGGQHGLVGLRERAALLGGRIRAQPAGAGFEVALWLPLPEVPGGRAADTGADTGAGAGAGATG encoded by the coding sequence ATGAGCCTCCTCGACCCGGTGCGCCGCAAGCGCTTCCCGGCCTGGCTCGGCGACCTGCTGCTGGTGGTCCCCGCCCTGCTGGACGCCCTGCTCAACTTCCCCCCGCCGCGCGACTGGCACTTCTGGGTGTCGGCCGCCGCCGCCCTGGTGCTGCTGGCCCGCCGCCGGTTCCCGCGCGCCGTGCTGCTGCTCACCCTGCCCGGGCTGTACGCGGGCAGCGCGCTGGTCGCCCCCATGATCGCCGTCTACACGGTGGCCCGCGGCGGGCTGCCGGCCTGGCAGAAGCGGATCGGCGCGCTGCTCGTGGTGGTCGGCAGCTTCCTGCCCTGGCCGATCACCTACCTGGCCAAGGAGTCGCTGAGCGACCTCACCCAGCACCTGATCTACGCGACCATGCTGGGCCTGGGTCCGGTGGCGCTCGGGCTGCTGGTGCAGACCCGGCTCGACCTCTCCCAACGGGTCGCCGAGCTGGCCGAACTGCGCGACCACGAGCGCCGGCTCTTCGCCATGACCGTGGTCGCCGAGGAGCGGGCCCGGATCGCCCGGGAGATGCACGACGTGGTCTCGCACCAGGCCGGCCTGATCGCGGTGCAGGCCGGCGCGCTCCAGGTGACCACCCAGGACCCGCGCGCCCGGGAGATGGCCGGCACCCTGCGCCAGCTCGCGGTGGCCACCCTGGAGGAGCTGCGCTCGATGATCCTGGTGCTCCGGGCGGCCGGCGCCGGGCCGACCGAGCTGGTGCCGCAGCCCCGGCTGGCCGACCTGCCCCGGCTGGTCGGCGCCGCCGAGGTGGCCGCCACGCTGCGGTTCGAGGGGCTGGACCCGGCCGAGCGCCCGCTGCCCGAGCCGGTCGAGCGGGCCGCCTACCGGACCGTCCAGGAGGCCCTGACCAACGTGCGCAAGCACGCGCCCGAGGCGGCCACCGACGTACTGGTGCGGATCGAGCCGGACTGCCTGCTGGTCACCGTGCACAACGGGGCGCCCCAGCGGGAGGCCGCGCCGGCCGACGAACTGCCGGGCGGGCAGCACGGGCTGGTCGGGCTGCGCGAGCGGGCCGCGCTGCTGGGCGGGCGGATCCGCGCGCAGCCGGCGGGCGCCGGGTTCGAGGTGGCGCTCTGGCTGCCGCTGCCCGAGGTGCCGGGCGGCCGGGCGGCGGACACGGGAGCGGACACAGGAGCGGGAGCGGGAGCCGGCGCGACCGGCTGA
- a CDS encoding MarR family winged helix-turn-helix transcriptional regulator, with the protein MQTIPPSLLDLTTFLLARTGRTARARLAERLAEQQRRLWHLAVLAALHDFGPLVQRDLAERLAIDPSDLVKVLDDLARAGQVERTRSTADRRRIQVDLTAAGRTALTEQLTAARAVQEEVLAPLDAAERAALHGMLVRIDAAQSISASGR; encoded by the coding sequence ATGCAGACCATCCCGCCGAGCCTGCTCGACCTGACCACCTTCCTGCTCGCCCGCACCGGCCGGACCGCCCGCGCCCGGCTCGCCGAACGGCTGGCCGAGCAGCAGCGCAGGCTGTGGCACCTGGCCGTGCTCGCCGCGCTGCACGACTTCGGCCCGCTGGTCCAGCGCGACCTGGCCGAGCGGCTGGCGATCGACCCCAGCGACCTGGTCAAGGTGCTCGACGACCTCGCCCGGGCCGGCCAGGTCGAGCGCACCCGCTCCACCGCCGACCGCCGGCGGATCCAGGTGGACCTCACCGCGGCCGGCCGCACCGCGCTCACCGAGCAGCTCACCGCGGCCCGGGCGGTGCAGGAGGAGGTGCTGGCCCCGCTGGACGCCGCCGAGCGGGCCGCGCTGCACGGGATGCTGGTGCGGATCGACGCCGCGCAGTCGATTTCGGCATCCGGCCGCTGA
- a CDS encoding VOC family protein: MDALYPRLLVGDFAACFHFYDAVLPELCGAVRQKGDAGGPYANWDLDDQAVLSLLDRAGLAEVLGEVRAPASDATMLALRVADVDAALAHCLAHGGTVVAPATDRPHWGPNLRTAHLRDPEGRLIELQSY, encoded by the coding sequence ATGGACGCGCTCTACCCCCGTCTGCTGGTGGGCGACTTCGCCGCCTGCTTCCACTTCTACGACGCCGTGCTGCCCGAGCTGTGCGGCGCCGTCCGGCAGAAGGGCGACGCGGGCGGGCCGTACGCCAACTGGGACCTGGACGACCAGGCGGTGCTCTCGCTGCTCGACCGGGCGGGCCTCGCGGAGGTGCTCGGCGAGGTCCGGGCCCCGGCCTCGGACGCCACGATGCTCGCGCTGCGGGTCGCCGACGTGGACGCCGCGCTGGCGCACTGCCTGGCCCACGGCGGGACGGTGGTGGCACCGGCCACCGACCGCCCGCACTGGGGGCCGAACCTGCGGACCGCGCACCTGCGCGACCCGGAGGGCCGGCTGATCGAGCTGCAGTCCTACTGA
- a CDS encoding DJ-1/PfpI family protein, whose translation MAVKVLIVTGDAAESLEVLYPYQRLLEEGYQVDIAAPQRKKLQFVVHDFVEGFDTYTEKPGYTWPADLAFAEVDPSEYVALVIPGGRAPEYLRNDPELQRITRHFFEAEKPVAQICHGPQITATAGVLAGRTTAAYPALEPDVQAAGATFRDGEAVVDGVLVSARAWPDHPGWLRAFVEVLRSKAPAK comes from the coding sequence ATGGCTGTGAAGGTGCTGATCGTCACCGGGGACGCCGCCGAGTCGCTGGAAGTGCTCTACCCCTACCAGCGGCTGCTCGAAGAGGGCTACCAGGTGGACATCGCCGCGCCGCAGCGCAAGAAGCTCCAGTTCGTGGTGCACGACTTCGTGGAGGGCTTCGACACCTACACCGAGAAGCCCGGCTACACCTGGCCCGCCGACCTGGCCTTCGCCGAGGTGGACCCGAGCGAGTACGTCGCCCTGGTGATCCCCGGCGGCCGGGCACCCGAGTACCTGCGCAACGACCCCGAACTGCAGCGGATCACCCGGCACTTCTTCGAGGCGGAGAAGCCGGTCGCGCAGATCTGCCACGGCCCGCAGATCACCGCCACCGCCGGGGTGCTGGCCGGCCGCACCACCGCCGCCTACCCGGCGCTGGAGCCGGACGTGCAGGCGGCCGGCGCGACCTTCCGGGACGGCGAGGCCGTGGTGGACGGGGTGCTGGTGTCGGCCCGGGCGTGGCCGGACCACCCGGGCTGGCTGCGGGCCTTCGTGGAGGTCCTGCGCAGCAAGGCGCCGGCCAAGTAG